One Candidatus Poseidoniia archaeon genomic region harbors:
- a CDS encoding COX15/CtaA family protein produces the protein MLPWNHRVPLVLAALALLIILTGGWVRIADAGESCPDWPACFGGYHFDVPPAEQQAWWADHPGEADQRWLDDPDFAYTTDQVFSEWLHRLLVGVIALPLLWSHFAVWQRRAALPGAAEAHLHATALLLLQAAAGAITVGFDNAPWSVALHLLLALAFVTALLRVALLARLAEGALPEGLQVAPATAEQQARPVAGLALAALVLLLVGAWLATGYHRGACGGGWEAWPLCEGALLPGLELGVIAQLLHRFLAVGVGAALFWGGQWLRNNGGRSVVTRLVDGALGAFILNLFVGGFYLVMASGSEYPGWLSLLHLLLGVVTFLHLAVAWLLCTEPLRG, from the coding sequence ATGCTTCCGTGGAACCACCGTGTGCCGCTGGTGCTGGCGGCGCTGGCGCTGCTGATTATCCTGACCGGCGGCTGGGTGCGGATTGCCGACGCGGGCGAGTCGTGCCCCGACTGGCCCGCCTGCTTCGGCGGCTACCATTTCGACGTCCCGCCCGCAGAGCAGCAGGCATGGTGGGCCGACCATCCGGGCGAAGCTGACCAGCGCTGGCTGGACGACCCCGACTTCGCCTACACGACCGACCAGGTTTTCAGCGAGTGGCTGCACCGGCTGCTGGTTGGCGTTATCGCGCTGCCGCTGCTCTGGTCGCATTTCGCGGTGTGGCAGCGGCGCGCGGCGTTGCCGGGCGCCGCCGAAGCGCACCTGCACGCGACGGCGCTGCTACTGTTGCAGGCGGCTGCCGGCGCGATTACAGTCGGTTTCGACAATGCGCCGTGGTCGGTCGCGCTGCACCTGTTGCTGGCGCTCGCCTTCGTGACCGCGCTACTGCGCGTCGCGCTGCTGGCGCGGCTCGCCGAAGGAGCGCTGCCGGAGGGGCTGCAAGTCGCGCCCGCGACCGCGGAACAGCAGGCGCGCCCGGTCGCCGGGCTGGCGCTGGCGGCGCTGGTGCTGCTGCTGGTGGGGGCGTGGCTGGCGACCGGCTACCACCGCGGCGCGTGCGGCGGCGGCTGGGAAGCGTGGCCGCTCTGCGAAGGCGCGCTGCTACCCGGGCTCGAGCTGGGGGTCATCGCGCAACTGCTGCACCGCTTCCTCGCCGTTGGCGTGGGCGCGGCGCTATTCTGGGGCGGCCAGTGGCTGCGCAACAACGGCGGCCGCTCGGTCGTGACGCGGCTGGTCGATGGCGCGCTGGGAGCGTTCATCCTGAACCTCTTCGTCGGCGGCTTCTACCTCGTGATGGCTTCTGGTTCCGAGTATCCGGGCTGGCTCTCGCTGCTGCACCTGCTGCTGGGCGTCGTGACCTTCTTGCACCTCGCCGTGGCGTGGCTGCTCTGTACGGAGCCGCTGCGTGGCTGA
- the cyoE gene encoding heme o synthase produces MADLRLWLSLLKLRVVVLLQVTAIAAILAHDIADRQLLRAMFVGNDLARTWAETLETALVVLVGGSLASGGSMAINMWYDRDIDPLMARTGKRPLPSGELAPNAVLVYGIVVCVSGVVVLALLANQLAAAFAAFSALFYVLVYTMWLKRRTPQNIVIGGLAGALSPLVGWTAAGGDPLALLPWAMVAIIFLWTPPHFWALTLARPGEYAQAGVPMLPVTAGEAATRRYVTGYAAALLLTSLATGWQAGLGYPFLAAAVLLGGRFLQLALKLQHTPSKRVAWTLFGYSNIFLFLLFGAMVAAVALTA; encoded by the coding sequence GTGGCTGACCTGCGGCTCTGGCTGAGCCTGCTCAAACTGCGTGTGGTGGTGCTGTTGCAGGTGACCGCCATTGCCGCCATCCTGGCGCACGACATTGCCGACCGGCAACTGCTGCGCGCGATGTTTGTCGGCAACGACCTGGCGCGCACGTGGGCGGAGACGCTCGAGACCGCGCTGGTCGTGCTGGTTGGCGGTTCGCTCGCGTCGGGAGGCTCGATGGCCATCAACATGTGGTATGACCGCGACATCGACCCGCTGATGGCGCGTACTGGCAAACGCCCCCTGCCGTCTGGGGAACTGGCACCGAATGCGGTGCTGGTGTATGGCATCGTTGTCTGTGTTTCGGGTGTTGTGGTACTGGCGCTCTTGGCTAACCAGCTTGCCGCTGCATTCGCCGCGTTCAGTGCGCTCTTCTACGTATTGGTCTACACGATGTGGCTCAAACGTCGCACCCCACAGAACATAGTCATCGGCGGGCTGGCGGGCGCACTGTCACCACTGGTTGGCTGGACCGCCGCTGGAGGTGACCCGTTGGCGCTGCTACCATGGGCTATGGTCGCCATCATCTTCCTCTGGACGCCGCCCCACTTCTGGGCGCTGACGCTGGCGCGCCCGGGCGAGTACGCGCAGGCAGGCGTCCCGATGCTCCCTGTCACGGCGGGCGAAGCCGCCACGCGACGCTACGTCACCGGCTACGCCGCCGCCCTGTTGCTGACATCGCTCGCCACCGGCTGGCAGGCGGGGCTCGGCTACCCCTTCCTCGCGGCGGCGGTGCTGCTCGGCGGCCGCTTCCTGCAGCTAGCGCTGAAGCTGCAGCATACCCCGTCAAAACGGGTGGCGTGGACACTGTTCGGCTACTCGAATATATTCCTGTTCCTGTTGTTCGGCGCGATGGTGGCTGCCGTTGCGCTGACCGCCTGA
- the coxB gene encoding cytochrome c oxidase subunit II has protein sequence MSLVADLLSLPIPTSWEPFSEDPLSLTQQVFYWSIIITIFVFGWLVYAVYQYRHKEGDSDPPDAPKAGVFPAERADHTLEIAWTIGPLLLVCWITWLSLGPLDDYWDVDQGDEMTVQVSGSQWSWTFTYPDGSTTYDVVELPPDTRVKFELEAVDVIHSFYLPAFGIKEDLVPNTTTAMWFDTGTVEPGTYPIYCAEFCGDGHSQMLGEIVITEPAA, from the coding sequence ATGTCACTAGTTGCAGACCTTCTCAGCCTGCCGATTCCCACATCATGGGAACCGTTCAGCGAAGATCCGCTCAGCCTGACTCAGCAGGTGTTCTACTGGTCCATCATAATCACAATTTTTGTCTTTGGCTGGCTAGTATATGCAGTTTACCAGTACCGACACAAGGAGGGTGATTCTGACCCGCCCGACGCGCCTAAAGCCGGTGTATTTCCGGCAGAGCGAGCGGATCACACTCTCGAAATTGCGTGGACGATAGGGCCGCTGCTGCTGGTGTGCTGGATTACCTGGCTTTCACTGGGACCACTCGATGACTACTGGGACGTCGACCAAGGCGACGAAATGACGGTGCAGGTGAGCGGCAGCCAGTGGTCATGGACCTTCACCTATCCTGACGGCAGCACCACCTATGACGTGGTCGAGCTGCCGCCTGACACGCGCGTCAAGTTCGAGCTCGAGGCGGTCGATGTCATCCACTCATTCTACCTGCCAGCTTTCGGTATCAAGGAGGATCTCGTCCCCAACACCACTACCGCAATGTGGTTCGACACTGGCACGGTCGAGCCGGGTACCTACCCGATTTACTGCGCCGAGTTCTGCGGTGACGGCCACTCCCAGATGCTGGGCGAGATAGTTATCACGGAGCCGGCGGCATGA